The Xenopus laevis strain J_2021 chromosome 5L, Xenopus_laevis_v10.1, whole genome shotgun sequence genome has a segment encoding these proteins:
- the LOC121393599 gene encoding uncharacterized protein LOC121393599 has protein sequence MILDQFLCICPVEVQQFVLDREPKTADQAAQIADAYTANRMPVSRKPIPNPGSHSWKGGKPGGSPSFPSYKPGGSAAAPASSPGVRPGQVDARRCFICNKVGHLSHVCPDKRKPTPPGKPPGPSPSVLFVAGTEGSHKDNLQPVTVGTQVTVGLRDTGAEVTLVRPELVNCEDIIPGKTMAVTGFGGVHPAVPMARVYLDWGAGRGLREVGVSETIPTNVLLGTDLGRLVSQYVPAGDPLEPAEPYVNPAHLQVSDNDVDCDGGWEGNQDVFACNSVLEPAESPCIDLGGGEVYVPSLSRGENNFTGSVGGFPVASHCDVGGGNLPCVAAVTRQQSVRASQYQTGGTGLEGLSLSGEEGPSEGSPLPVALLCPDPEDRGVPASGALLTLTPDPRFEASGREFEAALLTDASLEKMRGLAAQPPAETDKERIYWHENRLYRESMPTTTPEKWVSDRQLVVPLQFREQLLRIAHEIPLAGHLGVQKTKARLVHNFYWPNMGTDIANYCRSCHTCQRVGKNGDMGRAPLVPLPVIDEPFQRVAVDLIGPLAIPSSSGKRFILTVVDYATRYPEAVALSSIRADKVADALLSIFSRVGFPKEMLTDQGTQFMSNLMQCLCKKIQVNHLIASPYHPQTNGLCERFNGTLKHMLKTFVESQGKDWERYLPHLLFAYREVPQASTGFSPFELLYGRRVRGPLDLVREAWEGKLDTPEVSVVEYVIRFREKMEALTGLAHNNVTQAQAYQKQWYDRHARERVYEAGQKVWVLVPMRQNKLQAAWEGPYTILERANDVNYVIALDEDGKRKKVYHVNMIKANYEREVSVMPVCGMAEESGSDPLLDLVAMAQGTEGIGGSQVSSMLTVNQRTQVMGLLNSYVSTFSGKPGRTSLAIHHVDTGDNRPIRQMAYRVSLEVKANLQREIEEMIGLGVIVPSHSPWASPVVLVPKKDGTTRFCVDYRKLLPREVAYATVEKECLAVVWALQKLQPYLYGRNFTVITDHNPLSWLNKVAGDNGKLLRWSLILQQYDFTIQHKKGSEHGNADGLSRQGDCAELVGTGEGR, from the coding sequence ATGATACTGGACCAGTTCCTGTGTATCTGTCCAGTGGAAGTCCAGCAGTTTGTCCTTGACCGTGAGCCCAAAACTGCTGATCAGGCAGCACAAATTGCAGATGCATATACTGCAAACCGGATGCCAGTATCCAGGAAGCCTATTCCAAACCCAGGGTCCCATAGCTGGAAAGGAGGAAAGCCAGGAGGAAGCCCCTCCTTCCCTTCTTACAAACCGGGGGGATCTGCAGCTGCTCCTGCAAGTAGCCCAGGGGTAAGGCCGGGACAGGTGGATGCACGCCgctgttttatatgtaataaggTGGGCCACCTTAGTCATGTCTGCCCTGACAAAAGGAAACCTACACCACCTGGAAAACCCCCTGGCCCATCTCcttctgttttgtttgttgcTGGGACAGAGGGGAGCCACAAGGACAATCTGCAGCCGGTTACCGTGGGCACTCAGGTAACTGTGGGACTCAGAGACACAGGAGCAGAGGTGACTTTAGTGCGCCCAGAGCTAGTAAACTGTGAGGATATTATTCCCGGGAAGACCATGGCTGTCACAGGATTTGGGGGAGTCCATCCTGCAGTGCCCATGGCACGGGTTTACCTGGattggggagcagggagggggttgcGGGAGGTAGGGGTGTCAGAAACCATCCCTACTAATGTGTTACTGGGTACTGACTTGGGCAGGTTGGTGTCACAGTATGTGCCCGCAGGGGACCCTCTGGAGCCAGCAGAGCCCTACGTGAATCCTGCTCATCTACAGGTATCTGATAATGATGTTGATTGTGatgggggctgggagggaaatcaggaTGTGTTTGCATGCaattctgtattagagccagCTGAATCCCCATGCATAGACCTGGGGGGAGGGGAAGTGTATGTCCCATCTCTATCTCGGGGGGAGAACAATTTCACAGGGAGTGTAGGGGGATTCCCAGTAGCAAGCCACTGTGATGTGGGAGGGGGGAACCTCCCTTGTGTTGCAGCAGTAACCCGGCAGCAGTCTGTAAGGGCAAGCCAGTATCAGACTGGGGGTACAGGGCTGGAGGGTCTGTCACTGAGTGGGGAGGAGGGCCCCTCTGAAGGAAGTCCCCTGCCTGTAGCGTTGCTGTGTCCTGACCCAGAGGACAGGGGGGTTCCAGCTTCTGGGGCCCTGCTCACACTCACACCAGATCCCAGGTTTGAGGCAAGCGGTCGGGAATTTGAGGCAGCCCTCCTGACCGATGCCAGCCTCGAAAAGATGAGAGGCCTTGCAGCCCAACCCCCTGCTGAGACTGATAAAGAAAGAATATACTGGCATGAAAATAGGTTGTACAGGGAATCCATGCCTACAACTACACCAGAGAAGTGGGTAAGTGACAGGCAACTAGTGGTGCCTTTGCAATTTAGGGAACAGCTTCTAAGAATAGCTCATGAAATCCCCCTAGCTGGGCATTTAGGGGTACAGAAAACCAAGGCCCGTTTAGTACATAATTTCTATTGGCCTAACATGGGTACAGACATTGCCAATTACTGTCGTTCGTGCCACACTTGTCAGCGAGTGGGGAAAAATGGAGATATGGGAAGGGCCCCATTAGTTCCGTTACCAGTTATTGATGAACCCTTCCAAAGGGTAGCTGTGGATCTCATAGGGCCCTTAGCTATACCCAGCAGTTCAGGGAAACGGTTTATTCTCACTGTGGTAGACTATGCTACCCGGTACCCAGAAGCAGTAGCCCTATCCTCCATCCGGGCAGACAAGGTTGCTGATGCCCTCTTAAGCATATTTTCAAGAGTGGGGTTTCCCAAAGAAATGCTCACTGATCAGGGGACTCAATTCATGTCTAACCTGATGCAGTGCCTGTGTAAGAAAATACAGGTGAACCACCTAATTGCCAGCCCATACCACCCCCAGACTAACGGCCTGTGTGAACGTTTTAATGGCACCCTAAAGCATATGCTAAAGACCTTTGTAGAATCCCAAGGGAAGGACTGGGAGCGTTATCTCCCACACCTCCTATTTGCCTACAGAGAGGTACCACAGGCATCTACTGGCTTTTCCCCATTTGAACTGTTATATGGGCGGAGGGTACGTGGCCCCTTAGATCTGGTAAGGGAGGCATGGGAAGGCAAGCTAGATACTCCTGAGGTGTCAGTAGTTGAATATGTAATAAGATTCCGGGAAAAGATGGAGGCATTGACGGGATTGGCACATAACAATGTAACCCAGGCACAGGCCTACCAGAAACAATGGTATGATCGCCATGCCAGAGAAAGGGTTTATGAAGCAGGACAGAAGGTGTGGGTCCTGGTGCCAATGCGTCAGAATAAGCTACAGGCTGCCTGGGAAGGCCCATACACTATTCTGGAACGGGCTAATGATGTGAATTACGTAATTGCCCTAGATGAAGatgggaaaagaaaaaaggtctatcatgtaaacatgatCAAGGCCAATTATGAGCGGGAGGTCTCTGTAATGCCAGTTTGTGGTATGGCTGAGGAATCAGGTTCTGATCCTTTACTAGATTTAGTTGCGATGGCCCAGGGAACAGAGGGCATAGGAGGGTCACAGGTCAGCAGCATGCTCACCGTTAACCAAAGAACTCAGGTGATGGGGTTACTTAACTCTTATGTTAGTACGTTCTCCGGAAAGCCTGGCAGAACCTCACTAGCCATACACCATGTAGACACCGGGGATAATCGCCCTATCAGGCAGATGGCCTACCGGGTATCCCTGGAAGTAAAGGCGAACCTGCAGCGGGAAATAGAGGAGATGATAGGGCTTGGTGTAATTGTGCCATCCCACAGCCCATGGGCTTCCCCTGTAGTTCTAGTTCCAAAGAAGGATGGTACTACTAGGTTTTGTGTGGACTACAG